In Primulina eburnea isolate SZY01 chromosome 14, ASM2296580v1, whole genome shotgun sequence, the following proteins share a genomic window:
- the LOC140812362 gene encoding aminotransferase ALD1, chloroplastic-like codes for MFKASSFGLMPCKTFLQPKSSIKTEDNGKVNFYHTQVVRNPKLERLQYNYLFPEISARELQHVKKYPNARVISLGIGDTTEPLPEVVASSMANYAHNLSTPAGYRGYGAEQGSKELRKAIAETFYKKMGIKDKEVFVSDGAQCDISRLQLLFGSNMSIAIQDPIFPAYLDSSVIIGQTGDVDTESGRYQNIKYMKCGPQNGFFPNLRETERTDIIFFCSPNNPTGHAATREQLEQLVQFAQDNGSIIVYDSAYAVYVTDGPRSIYEISGAKKVAIEISSFSKIAGFTGVRLGWTVVPEELLYLNGFPVINDFNRIVCTCFNGASRIAQAGGLASLSSEGFKGVLSLVDHYRQNAEILLETFESLGLKAYGGVNAPYLWVHFPGSNSWDVFNEILEKTHIITVPGSGFGPAGKEFIRVTAFGHREDIIEASKRLTSLLS; via the exons ATGTTCAAGGCTTCATCTTTCGGTTTAATGCCTTGTAAAACATTTCTTCAGCCTAAATCTAG TATCAAAACAGAAGATAATGGGAAAG TTAACTTCTATCACACACAAGTTGTTCGTAATCCAAAGTTGGAGAGGCTTCAATACAACTATTTGTTTCCTGAG ATTTCTGCACGTGAACTGCAACACGTCAAAAAGTATCCAAATGCAAGAGTTATAAGCCTTGGCATCGGTGACACCACAGAGCCATTACCAGAAGTTGTAGCTTCAAGCATGGCTAAT TATGCACACAACCTTTCGACACCAGCAGGTTATAGAGGGTATGGAGCTGAACAAGGTAGCAAG GAACTTAGAAAGGCAATAGCAGAaacattttacaagaaaatgggTATAAAGGACAAAGAAGTCTTTGTATCAGATGGTGCACAATGTGATATATCTCGCCTGCAG TTGCTATTTGGATCGAACATGTCCATAGCGATTCAAGATCCGATTTTTCCG GCTTATCTAGACTCAAGTGTCATAATTGGACAGACAGGTGATGTGGATACTGAATCAGGGAGGTATCAGAACATCAAGTACATGAAATGTGGCCCTCAGAATGGTTTCTTCCCCAACCTCAGGGAAACCGAACGAACGGATATTATATTCTTCTGCTCCCCCAACAACCCAACCGGTCACGCGGCTACTCGGGAGCAACTAGAACAACTAGTGCAATTTGCGCAGGATAATGGATCAATTATCGTATATGATTCAGCTTACGCTGTTTATGTCACCGATGGACCTCGATCAATATACGAAATCTCTGGAGCCAAAAAG GTTGCTATTGAAATCTCGTCGTTTTCCAAGATAGCCGGATTCACGGGTGTTCGTCTTGGTTGGACAGTGGTGCCTGAGGAGCTCTTGTACTTGAATGGCTTTCCTGTCATAAACGATTTTAACCGTATTGTATGCACTTGCTTCAATGGTGCCTCCCGGATAGCTCAGGCTGGCGGGCTCGCTAGTTTGTCCTCCGAAGGCTTCAAG GGTGTTCTATCTCTTGTTGATCACTACAGACAGAATGCAGAGATACTACTGGAAACATTTGAATCCCTCGGATTAAAAGCTTACGGGGGCGTAAACGCGCCTTATCTTTGGGTTCACTTTCCGGGGTCGAATTCTTGGGATGTTTTCaatgaaattcttgagaaaaCACACATCATAACAGTTCCAGGTAGCGGATTTGGCCCTGCAGGCAAAGAGTTTATTAGAGTTACTGCATTTGGCCACAGGGAAGATATCATAGAAGCTTCAAAAAGGCTAACAAGTCTTCTGTCCTAG
- the LOC140812737 gene encoding non-specific lipid transfer protein GPI-anchored 31-like: protein MAVCLRVPLLCMLLAFFAAASSAAQLAPTPAPDCSTLVLSMVDCLSFVTEGSTATKPEGQCCSGLKNVLKTRAECLCETFKNSAQLGVKLNVTKAATLPAACHVSAPSISNCGLSIGSGAAPALSPLAISPSSVAGAPTTNIGVSTIAPAPAPQSSGSSSYLPSAEIFVLATMVFTASFAIF from the exons ATGGCAGTTTGTTTGAGAGTGCCTCTTCTCTGCATGCTTCTGGCTTTCTTTGCCGCCGCGAGTTCTGCCGCGCAGTTGGCGCCGACACCCGCGCCGGACTGCTCGACTTTGGTGCTGTCCATGGTCGACTGTCTGTCTTTCGTGACGGAGGGCAGCACGGCGACGAAGCCAGAGGGCCAGTGCTGTTCCGGGCTGAAGAATGTGCTCAAGACTAGGGCGGAGTGTCTCTGTGAAACGTTTAAGAACAGCGCGCAGTTGGGGGTGAAGCTGAATGTCACCAAGGCCGCGACTCTTCCCGCTGCCTGCCATGTTTCTGCTCCTTCTATCAGCAACTGTGGCC TGAGCATTGGCTCTGGTGCAGCTCCAG CTCTTTCACCTTTGGCCATATCTCCTAGTTCGGTTGCCGGGGCACCTACCACCAACATTGGAGTTAGTACAATTGCTCCTGCACCAGCTCCTCAAAGCTCGGGCTCGTCCTCATATTTACCCTCTGCCGAGATCTTTGTGCTTGCCACCATGGTTTTTACTGCCTCGTTTGCTATATTTTGA